From the genome of Rathayibacter sp. VKM Ac-2759, one region includes:
- a CDS encoding septum formation family protein has translation MNRRRTALVLAASALALGLTGCSGINSMMGGETRDDTSGEIVEGGTTDVFQLRVGDCLNDELTETATEVTDVPTVPCTEPHSYEVFQNVTMAEADEYPGETATTTQAETDCTAAFEGFVGLSYEESQYDFSYYYPTQQSWDGGDRTINCLITDPAGPNSGSLAGVAA, from the coding sequence ATGAACCGCCGTCGTACCGCCCTCGTCCTCGCCGCCTCCGCTCTCGCCCTCGGCCTGACCGGATGCTCGGGGATCAACAGCATGATGGGCGGCGAGACCCGCGACGACACGTCGGGCGAGATCGTCGAGGGCGGCACGACCGACGTCTTCCAGCTGCGCGTCGGCGACTGCCTCAACGACGAGTTGACCGAGACGGCCACCGAGGTCACCGACGTGCCGACCGTGCCGTGCACCGAGCCGCACAGCTACGAGGTGTTCCAGAACGTGACGATGGCCGAGGCGGACGAGTACCCGGGCGAGACGGCGACCACCACCCAGGCCGAGACCGACTGCACGGCCGCCTTCGAGGGCTTCGTCGGCCTCAGCTACGAGGAGTCGCAGTACGACTTCAGCTACTACTACCCGACCCAGCAGAGCTGGGACGGCGGCGACCGCACGATCAACTGCCTGATCACCGACCCGGCGGGCCCGAACTCGGGCAGCCTCGCGGGCGTCGCGGCCTGA
- a CDS encoding MFS transporter, with product MSAFTYQAASIPLRLASSGMVVALPVLAVERLDDVALGALLTGAALFPSVVAAPLVGTVLDRIRKPRRLLVGAALVTAAAFAVAAFLGDVPTPLIALLLLLAGLSTPVYMGGMSSFVTSAIADPRRAYAQDSLSYTVASISGPAIAGLAIGVGSAQVAMLAMAALALVGVLGSLALVMEPRPMPTVGVGRTIAAGVTHLVRHRPIAVVTLAGTLSQVGGGAAGVAAIGLSLERLGSTAGAAWILTAFAVGGLVGAIAVAARRWTRRPPAWVMGAGFVATGATLLIAAPDLGIVVAVVAFAVAGIFTAPANAAMLLLRDQESPAAVRSQVFTIGAGLRAAAAAVGAVLAGAASGLPAGWLVVGIATIWIVSGLLLRLFPRPGIASQPKVPHE from the coding sequence ATGAGCGCGTTCACCTATCAGGCCGCGTCGATCCCGCTCCGCCTCGCGAGCTCGGGGATGGTCGTCGCCCTGCCCGTCCTCGCCGTCGAGCGGCTCGACGACGTGGCGCTCGGCGCCCTGCTGACCGGCGCGGCGCTGTTCCCGAGCGTCGTCGCCGCACCGCTGGTCGGCACGGTGCTCGACCGCATCCGGAAGCCCCGCCGCCTGCTGGTCGGCGCGGCCCTGGTCACGGCCGCCGCGTTCGCCGTGGCGGCGTTCCTCGGCGACGTGCCGACTCCGCTGATCGCCCTGCTCCTGCTCCTGGCGGGGCTCTCGACTCCGGTCTACATGGGCGGCATGTCGAGCTTCGTCACCAGTGCGATCGCCGACCCGCGGCGGGCGTACGCGCAGGACTCGCTCTCGTACACGGTCGCCTCGATCAGCGGCCCGGCGATCGCGGGGCTGGCGATCGGAGTGGGCTCCGCGCAGGTCGCGATGCTCGCCATGGCCGCTCTCGCCCTCGTCGGCGTCCTCGGCTCCCTCGCGCTGGTGATGGAGCCGCGGCCGATGCCGACCGTCGGCGTCGGCCGGACCATCGCGGCCGGCGTCACGCACCTGGTCCGTCACCGCCCGATCGCGGTGGTCACCCTGGCGGGGACGCTGAGCCAGGTCGGAGGCGGCGCCGCGGGAGTCGCCGCGATCGGGCTCTCGCTCGAGCGGCTCGGCAGCACGGCCGGCGCCGCGTGGATCCTCACCGCCTTCGCCGTCGGCGGTCTGGTCGGCGCGATCGCGGTGGCCGCCCGTCGCTGGACCCGCCGGCCCCCGGCCTGGGTGATGGGCGCGGGCTTCGTCGCGACGGGCGCCACCCTGCTGATCGCCGCACCCGATCTCGGGATCGTCGTCGCTGTCGTCGCGTTCGCCGTGGCGGGGATCTTCACCGCCCCGGCCAACGCGGCCATGCTGCTCCTGCGCGATCAGGAGAGCCCGGCGGCGGTGCGCTCGCAGGTGTTCACGATCGGCGCGGGCCTGCGCGCCGCGGCCGCCGCCGTGGGAGCGGTGCTCGCGGGCGCGGCCTCCGGACTCCCGGCCGGCTGGCTGGTCGTCGGCATCGCGACGATCTGGATCGTCTCGGGCCTGCTGCTGCGCCTCTTCCCGCGCCCGGGAATCGCGTCTCAGCCGAAGGTGCCGCACGAGTAA
- a CDS encoding medium chain dehydrogenase/reductase family protein, whose amino-acid sequence MSDLPATTLRVVLPGLVEPSGLVLEHAPVEQPGSGELLVAVEATGIAFAEQSMRRGRYFGQPAFPFTPGYDLVGRVLAVGPGGDDALIGRRVASITKTGGWAEYVRVQARDSVVVPDGITSEDAEAVAVNGVTAWQMLHRSARVRRGGTILLFGANSGVGGILIQLARHAGIRVIGAASPRHHEALRAAGVEPVDYADPDLAATVRALAPGGVDAAFDNVGGETTRVAWSLLAPGGALVAYAIVSAPATGNVWVPFLKALGRVALWSLAPNGRTATFYNLWAGHSLRPARFRARLQEDLGRLFGLLADGTVTANIAARFPLTEVVAALELAESRTLNGKVILLP is encoded by the coding sequence GTGTCCGATCTCCCCGCCACCACCCTCCGCGTCGTCCTCCCCGGGCTCGTCGAGCCCTCGGGCCTCGTGCTCGAGCACGCCCCGGTCGAGCAGCCCGGATCAGGGGAACTGCTCGTCGCCGTCGAGGCGACCGGCATCGCCTTCGCCGAGCAGTCGATGCGCCGAGGCCGCTACTTCGGCCAGCCGGCCTTCCCGTTCACCCCGGGGTACGACCTCGTCGGCCGCGTCCTCGCGGTCGGCCCGGGAGGCGACGACGCCCTGATCGGCCGTCGCGTCGCCTCGATCACCAAGACCGGCGGCTGGGCCGAGTACGTGCGCGTGCAGGCTCGCGACTCCGTCGTCGTCCCCGACGGCATCACCTCGGAGGACGCCGAGGCGGTCGCCGTCAACGGAGTGACCGCCTGGCAGATGCTGCACCGGTCGGCCCGCGTCCGGCGGGGCGGCACGATCCTGCTGTTCGGGGCGAACAGCGGGGTCGGCGGGATCCTGATCCAGCTCGCACGCCACGCGGGCATCCGCGTGATCGGCGCCGCCTCGCCGCGGCACCACGAGGCGCTCCGGGCGGCGGGCGTCGAGCCCGTCGACTACGCCGACCCGGATCTCGCCGCGACCGTCCGTGCGCTCGCGCCCGGCGGGGTCGACGCCGCGTTCGACAACGTGGGCGGAGAGACGACGCGCGTCGCCTGGTCGCTCCTGGCTCCCGGAGGCGCGCTCGTCGCCTACGCGATCGTCTCCGCCCCCGCGACCGGCAACGTCTGGGTGCCCTTCCTGAAGGCGCTGGGCCGCGTCGCCCTCTGGAGCCTCGCGCCCAACGGCCGCACCGCGACGTTCTACAACCTCTGGGCGGGGCACTCCCTGCGGCCTGCCCGCTTCCGCGCGCGGCTCCAGGAGGATCTGGGCCGGCTCTTCGGGCTCCTCGCCGACGGGACCGTCACGGCCAACATCGCCGCGCGGTTCCCGCTCACCGAGGTCGTCGCGGCCCTCGAGCTGGCCGAGTCGCGGACGCTCAACGGCAAGGTGATCCTGCTGCCCTGA